A portion of the Armatimonadota bacterium genome contains these proteins:
- a CDS encoding 50S ribosomal protein L11 methyltransferase, translated as MSSPHDLVRAHGPFPARYLNLASGDGILVIDVQAAMEAILAADGSSTIAAEAGAAELQMDRVKRPSAARQLYARLRGCDQWEHCPHGYTTVMSLSAAAPQRIGPFVVRAPWHEAPAEGVDIIIQPGLSFGLGTHATTRIPLRQLADVTKPGMRCADVGCGSGILAIAMSRLGAREVVAVDVDHTAVLEALDNVQRAGVANLVSSISLGSADALFGSFDVIAANMGGAPSVIQIAQDVAAHLEPGGVFLASGIYGDTDDAAGQVADGVSEALSQFGLAEVRRDSEHQCVGIVYRRNR; from the coding sequence ATGAGCAGCCCACACGATCTAGTGCGAGCTCATGGACCGTTTCCGGCGAGATACCTGAATCTCGCGTCCGGTGACGGTATTCTCGTCATCGACGTGCAGGCGGCCATGGAAGCGATCCTCGCCGCGGACGGAAGCAGCACGATCGCCGCGGAGGCTGGCGCCGCTGAGCTTCAGATGGACAGGGTCAAGCGGCCTTCGGCGGCCCGCCAGCTATACGCCAGGCTTCGCGGGTGCGATCAATGGGAACACTGCCCGCACGGGTATACCACCGTGATGTCGCTGAGTGCGGCCGCCCCCCAGCGGATCGGACCGTTCGTGGTTCGAGCGCCATGGCACGAAGCGCCGGCCGAGGGAGTGGACATCATCATCCAGCCCGGGCTTTCATTCGGCCTCGGCACCCATGCCACCACGCGTATTCCGCTGCGACAGCTCGCGGACGTGACAAAGCCCGGCATGCGTTGCGCCGACGTCGGGTGCGGCTCCGGGATCCTCGCCATCGCGATGAGCCGTCTCGGGGCGCGGGAGGTCGTGGCCGTGGACGTTGACCATACGGCGGTATTGGAGGCCCTCGACAACGTTCAGCGGGCCGGGGTTGCGAATCTGGTTTCTTCCATCTCGCTTGGAAGCGCCGATGCATTATTCGGCAGTTTCGACGTGATCGCCGCGAATATGGGCGGGGCGCCAAGCGTCATCCAAATTGCACAGGATGTCGCAGCCCACCTGGAACCCGGCGGTGTCTTCCTGGCGAGCGGCATCTACGGCGATACGGACGATGCTGCTGGCCAGGTGGCTGACGGCGTCAGTGAGGCGCTTTCCCAATTCGGGTTGGCGGAAGTGCGACGCGATTCGGAACACCAGTGCGTCGGGATCGTTTATCGGAGGAACAGATGA
- a CDS encoding NFACT RNA binding domain-containing protein, which produces MSPPFDSLALRQVSLELKGSIIGAQVQKIRQPDPFTVLIRFHGNGKSRWLLLCAQADLFRAHFTTRTFSNPQEPPVFCMALRKYLEGGRVTAVEQAGADRVLRIEVASTWGRLLLIADLMGRHSNLILVAEDGTILEAIKHVGSTMSRRVVLPGRQYAPLPPTGKPSLWDASDAELSSLWAAAPIPVTRAWLLDTFGGMSPALAATVLATADPKATLDTIVASVRSGATGESPSEALDAGYEAQASVSQRDSLLRQLNAKLDKEGTVLRRRLADLDAIEERGLRAEEWRIAGELLSANAHGIERGTVSVSLPNYYSPDLTPMVIALDPTLSARENAQAYFARSRKAKTTAERAPALRSEVGVRLAELEAIRSQAAQADESELLGLAGTGQGQPPAPASKSRRSESEYPSGVRIKRFTSDEGWQIWIGENATGNDYLTTRLSDPGDIWMHVRAAASAHGVIRTNKHPEKVPHATLRRAAELVAAKSEAKSSSVIAVDYTLRRYVRKPRGAAPGRVTYTNEKTIEVSGAED; this is translated from the coding sequence ATGAGCCCGCCTTTCGACAGTCTGGCCCTGAGGCAGGTGAGCCTGGAGCTGAAGGGCTCAATCATTGGAGCGCAGGTTCAAAAGATCCGCCAGCCGGACCCTTTCACAGTACTTATCCGCTTCCACGGCAACGGTAAATCGCGCTGGTTGCTGCTGTGTGCCCAGGCGGATTTGTTCCGCGCCCACTTTACCACGCGCACATTTTCAAACCCGCAGGAGCCGCCAGTCTTCTGCATGGCGCTACGCAAGTACCTGGAAGGCGGCCGCGTGACCGCCGTGGAACAGGCAGGGGCCGACCGGGTGCTGCGCATCGAGGTTGCTTCGACATGGGGACGGCTGCTCCTGATAGCCGATCTGATGGGGAGGCACAGTAATCTGATCCTCGTGGCTGAAGACGGCACGATTCTGGAGGCCATAAAACACGTGGGTTCCACTATGAGCCGGCGCGTTGTGCTTCCCGGCCGGCAGTACGCACCCCTTCCACCAACCGGCAAACCGTCACTATGGGACGCCTCTGACGCTGAATTGTCGTCCCTCTGGGCTGCGGCGCCCATTCCGGTTACCCGCGCGTGGCTGTTGGATACCTTTGGCGGGATGAGCCCTGCTCTCGCGGCCACGGTGCTGGCGACCGCTGACCCGAAGGCCACGCTTGACACTATCGTCGCATCGGTGCGTTCCGGCGCAACAGGCGAAAGCCCGTCGGAGGCTCTGGACGCCGGCTATGAAGCTCAGGCTTCCGTTTCGCAGCGTGATTCATTACTGCGCCAGTTGAACGCGAAACTGGACAAGGAAGGCACAGTCCTGCGGCGTCGCCTGGCCGACCTCGATGCGATAGAGGAACGCGGTCTCCGGGCGGAGGAGTGGCGTATCGCGGGAGAACTGCTCTCAGCCAATGCCCATGGCATCGAGAGAGGCACGGTATCGGTATCGCTGCCCAACTACTATTCCCCGGACCTGACGCCGATGGTGATTGCGCTGGACCCGACTCTGTCGGCACGGGAAAACGCGCAGGCGTATTTCGCGCGAAGCCGGAAAGCGAAAACTACCGCCGAACGAGCGCCGGCGTTACGATCGGAGGTCGGCGTGCGCCTGGCGGAACTCGAGGCAATCCGCAGCCAGGCCGCGCAGGCAGATGAGTCCGAACTGCTAGGATTGGCTGGGACAGGACAGGGGCAGCCCCCTGCTCCCGCGTCGAAATCCAGGCGATCGGAATCGGAGTACCCGTCGGGGGTGCGGATCAAGCGATTCACCTCGGACGAGGGCTGGCAAATCTGGATTGGTGAGAACGCCACAGGAAACGATTACCTGACGACGCGGTTGTCGGACCCGGGGGATATCTGGATGCACGTGCGTGCGGCAGCCTCGGCCCATGGCGTCATCCGAACTAACAAGCACCCGGAAAAGGTGCCGCACGCCACGCTACGTCGAGCCGCCGAACTAGTCGCCGCGAAGAGCGAAGCGAAGAGCAGCAGCGTTATCGCCGTGGACTACACGCTTCGACGGTACGTCCGCAAACCTCGGGGCGCGGCGCCGGGGCGGGTCACCTACACGAACGAGAAGACCATCGAAGTGAGTGGGGCTGAGGACTGA
- a CDS encoding helix-hairpin-helix domain-containing protein: protein MNNKQIAESLERIADLLVILGESDFRANAYRNAARRIENLTEPAGDLYARGKLTSIPGIGKGIEETIGELVRDARSDTMEQLNSQVPPGLLDVLRVPGLGPKRARALHLALGISTLADLEKAAKSGALASVPGFGAKTAETIAANLARIRTWSERQLLCDALPVAEELADRLKTTEGVEDVAVVGSIRRRRETVGDVDLLAFGADPDSIARRFALALGADLADTPPREPLAFSLADGTRVHLSVTTPDSWGTALVYSTGSESHTAALGDLPRAATEEEVYSGIGLRYIPAEIRENRGEIEAARTGRLPALVTVSDLKSDLHMHSLYSDGAASMEDMALACMARGYTYMAITDHSQGLPVANGLTVERLAVQAQEVHRLNAELAPFRILHGTEVNIRADGALDFPDEVLEKLDWVVASVHSAFGRSTDEQTERVIRALRHPFVNLIAHPTGRILNRREGISVDMASLIRAAAETGAALEINSGPDRLDLNDIHSRAARDAGVWICVDADAHHPDHLQWVDLGIATARRGWCETANVLNAQPLEAVVEFVKRKRMG from the coding sequence ATGAACAACAAACAAATCGCGGAATCCCTCGAACGCATCGCCGACCTGTTGGTCATTCTGGGCGAGTCCGACTTCCGGGCGAACGCCTACCGCAACGCCGCCCGCCGCATTGAGAACCTCACGGAGCCTGCTGGCGACCTGTACGCGCGGGGAAAACTGACTTCGATTCCCGGCATCGGAAAGGGCATTGAGGAAACCATTGGCGAACTGGTGCGCGACGCGCGTTCGGACACGATGGAACAACTCAACAGCCAGGTGCCGCCCGGTCTCCTGGATGTGCTCAGGGTACCGGGGCTCGGCCCCAAGAGAGCGCGCGCCCTGCACCTCGCGCTAGGCATCAGCACACTCGCCGACCTCGAAAAGGCAGCCAAGAGCGGCGCGCTAGCGAGCGTACCCGGCTTTGGAGCCAAAACGGCGGAGACTATCGCGGCCAACCTTGCACGCATACGAACATGGTCGGAGCGCCAACTCCTTTGCGACGCCTTGCCTGTCGCCGAGGAATTGGCGGACAGGCTAAAGACTACTGAAGGCGTAGAGGATGTCGCGGTTGTCGGCTCCATCCGGCGCCGCAGGGAAACGGTTGGCGATGTGGATTTGCTGGCTTTCGGGGCAGACCCGGATTCCATAGCACGGCGATTCGCGCTTGCTCTCGGAGCCGACTTGGCCGATACCCCGCCGCGAGAGCCTTTGGCATTTTCGCTGGCGGATGGAACGCGGGTCCATTTGAGCGTTACAACGCCCGATTCGTGGGGAACGGCGCTGGTTTATTCCACGGGTTCCGAGTCGCATACGGCCGCGTTGGGGGATTTGCCGCGGGCGGCAACGGAGGAAGAAGTCTACTCCGGAATTGGACTGCGCTACATCCCCGCCGAGATTCGGGAGAACCGTGGCGAGATTGAAGCCGCAAGAACCGGGCGGCTACCTGCACTGGTGACAGTCAGCGATCTGAAATCCGATTTACATATGCACAGCCTCTATTCGGATGGGGCTGCCTCTATGGAAGACATGGCCCTTGCGTGTATGGCCCGCGGATATACGTATATGGCCATCACCGACCACTCTCAGGGTCTGCCAGTGGCGAACGGCCTCACGGTTGAGCGCCTCGCCGTGCAGGCGCAAGAAGTGCATCGCCTTAACGCGGAGCTCGCTCCATTTCGCATATTGCACGGCACCGAGGTGAATATCCGCGCGGACGGCGCGCTGGATTTTCCAGACGAGGTCTTGGAGAAACTGGATTGGGTCGTCGCCAGCGTTCACAGCGCATTCGGCCGGTCCACCGATGAACAGACGGAGCGCGTGATTCGCGCCCTGCGGCACCCGTTCGTAAACCTGATTGCTCACCCTACGGGTCGCATCCTCAACCGTCGCGAGGGAATCTCAGTAGATATGGCTTCGCTCATTCGTGCGGCGGCCGAGACCGGCGCCGCTCTCGAGATAAACAGCGGGCCGGACCGTCTTGACCTGAACGACATCCATTCCAGGGCTGCTCGCGACGCCGGAGTGTGGATATGTGTTGATGCGGACGCACATCATCCGGACCATCTTCAGTGGGTTGATCTCGGAATCGCAACGGCGCGACGCGGTTGGTGCGAGACAGCCAACGTCTTGAACGCGCAGCCGCTTGAGGCTGTCGTCGAATTTGTCAAGCGAAAGCGGATGGGATAA
- the proS gene encoding proline--tRNA ligase encodes MAEKIANRAQDFNKWYTDVVQTADLADYAPVKGCMVIKPYGYALWENMQHALDTAIKATGAQNAYFPLFIPESFLKREAQHVEGFSPELAVVTHAGGKKLEEPLIVRPTSETIINEMFSKWVRSYRDLPMMINQWANVVRWELRTRLFLRTTEFLWQEGHTCHTTNEEAEREALQMLEVYRTFAEDYLAIPCVTGTKSDAEKFAGANTTYTIEGMMGDRKALQMGTSHNLGQNFAKVFNTQFLDNTGQQQFVWQTSWGVSTRLVGATVLVHGDDKGLRLPPRIAPIQAVIVPIGKTDEEKAAVAKVSARVARDLTAAGIRVKLDDREQFTPGFKYNEWELKGVPLRLEIGPRDVADNATMAVRRDQPGKSKLSLDGLAVQVAVLLEEVQSGLLAQAQQLRDDNTRDAASLDELAEIIKTNRGFVRVWWNGDSDAEARLKERTKATLRCYPLVQPGGEGKCVATGAMTNQQALFAVAY; translated from the coding sequence GTGGCCGAAAAGATCGCTAACCGAGCGCAGGATTTCAATAAGTGGTACACCGACGTGGTCCAGACCGCGGACTTGGCCGACTACGCGCCCGTCAAAGGCTGCATGGTCATCAAGCCATACGGGTACGCGCTATGGGAAAACATGCAGCACGCCCTGGACACGGCGATCAAGGCCACCGGGGCGCAGAACGCATATTTCCCGCTGTTCATTCCTGAATCGTTCCTGAAGCGCGAAGCCCAGCACGTGGAGGGCTTCTCGCCGGAACTCGCCGTCGTCACACACGCGGGAGGCAAGAAACTCGAGGAACCGCTGATCGTTCGGCCGACCTCGGAGACGATCATCAACGAGATGTTTTCAAAGTGGGTCCGCAGTTACCGCGATCTGCCGATGATGATCAACCAGTGGGCGAACGTCGTGCGCTGGGAACTGCGAACGCGGCTGTTCCTCCGCACCACGGAGTTCCTTTGGCAGGAGGGGCATACGTGCCATACGACCAACGAGGAAGCTGAGCGCGAAGCGCTTCAGATGCTGGAAGTTTACCGCACATTCGCCGAGGATTACCTTGCGATCCCGTGTGTTACGGGGACCAAGTCGGACGCCGAAAAGTTTGCCGGCGCGAATACCACTTACACCATCGAGGGGATGATGGGCGATCGCAAGGCCCTTCAGATGGGAACGTCGCATAATCTCGGCCAGAACTTCGCGAAAGTGTTCAACACGCAATTTCTGGACAATACGGGGCAACAGCAATTTGTGTGGCAGACCAGTTGGGGCGTCAGCACGCGGCTGGTTGGCGCAACGGTTCTGGTTCACGGAGATGACAAGGGTCTCCGTCTCCCGCCGCGAATCGCTCCGATCCAGGCCGTGATCGTTCCGATCGGGAAGACCGACGAAGAGAAGGCCGCGGTTGCGAAAGTTTCGGCGCGCGTAGCAAGGGATCTGACTGCGGCGGGCATCCGTGTAAAACTGGATGACCGCGAGCAGTTCACGCCGGGCTTCAAGTACAACGAGTGGGAACTGAAGGGTGTGCCGTTGCGGCTGGAGATCGGACCGCGCGACGTTGCGGATAACGCAACGATGGCGGTGCGCCGCGATCAACCCGGCAAGTCGAAACTGAGCCTGGACGGATTGGCGGTACAAGTAGCTGTTCTTCTTGAAGAAGTGCAATCCGGCCTCTTGGCGCAGGCGCAGCAATTGCGCGACGACAACACGCGGGACGCCGCGTCGCTGGATGAATTGGCCGAGATCATCAAGACCAACCGCGGCTTCGTTCGCGTGTGGTGGAACGGCGATAGCGATGCGGAAGCCAGATTGAAGGAGCGCACCAAGGCGACACTTCGATGCTACCCGCTTGTGCAGCCGGGGGGCGAAGGCAAATGCGTCGCCACGGGCGCGATGACGAACCAACAAGCGCTGTTCGCGGTCGCGTACTGA
- a CDS encoding MgtC/SapB family protein, whose amino-acid sequence MYTLLAILFGRLLLSTVLGAFVGLQREQSGRPAGLRTHTLVCIGSALITIVSESYVGDEARIAAQIISGIGFLGAGTIIREGKTVRGLTTAASLWAVAGLGIGCGRGGTMMWLCVMATFLILGTLGLGKRLEEKILAVQHRNTLCVRGSHEAQSAALQSLTAIGIKVDTASRRRLESGRSELAVRLEFPPGMARERAIHAVMGIEGVTGAAWASSEAEPHAG is encoded by the coding sequence ATGTACACTCTTCTGGCAATTCTCTTCGGCCGCCTGCTGCTCTCTACCGTTCTCGGGGCGTTCGTCGGCCTGCAGCGCGAACAGTCCGGGCGTCCGGCAGGGCTTCGAACGCACACTCTGGTGTGTATTGGCTCGGCGCTCATCACGATCGTCTCGGAATCGTATGTAGGTGACGAAGCGCGAATCGCTGCGCAGATCATCAGCGGTATCGGTTTCCTTGGCGCAGGGACAATTATACGCGAAGGGAAAACGGTCCGTGGTCTCACGACGGCCGCCAGCCTTTGGGCGGTCGCGGGCCTGGGCATCGGGTGCGGGCGCGGCGGGACGATGATGTGGCTGTGCGTGATGGCTACCTTCCTTATCCTTGGCACCTTGGGACTCGGAAAACGCCTCGAAGAAAAGATACTGGCGGTGCAACACAGGAACACGCTGTGCGTTCGCGGAAGCCACGAAGCGCAATCGGCGGCCCTTCAATCCCTCACGGCAATCGGCATAAAGGTTGACACTGCATCAAGGCGAAGGCTTGAGAGTGGACGATCGGAGTTAGCGGTGCGATTGGAGTTTCCGCCGGGAATGGCGCGAGAACGGGCGATCCATGCCGTGATGGGGATCGAAGGCGTCACGGGCGCGGCGTGGGCTTCATCG